In the Streptomyces sp. WMMC940 genome, CCCTTCGGGGGGGCGAAGCGCTCCGGCTACGGGCGTGAGCTGTCCGACCACGGGATCAAGGAGTTCTGCAACATCACGACCGTCTGGACCGCCGCCTGAGGCGAACGCGCCGCCCCGCCCGGGGGTCCGGGAGCCTGCGCCCGTCATGCGGTCCGGACGGGCCGGACGGCCGGGCGAGGGTGGGGTGCTCTCCGGCGCGGGTGAGTGGACACGGGTGGGGACATCGGACGTGTGAAGAGTGCCGGCCACCTCATCCGGCGTATCGTCCGTACGTGGGTGATTTTGGGAATGGCTCGTTCGGCGCGTCTCCTCCGTGCCCGGCGGTACGCGTCCGCTGGTGTCGCCGGCCCGCTCACCGACGGGCGGTACCGAGCGCGGGCCGCCGCCGGGAGGCGGCCCCCAGCCGCTTCGGGCGCGTTCGCACGCCCACCCCGGTGACGGCCAGGGCCGGGTAGGGGCCATGCAGGTCCGCCCCTCCGGCCCGGGCCCCGGCATGGAGCACGTGGAAGCCCTCGTGGCCGACGTGATGCGCGAGACCGGCGCGTCGGCCGGCCTGCTCTACCTGCTGCCGCCGCAGGAGCGGCTGCTGCGGCTCGCCGTGCTGTCCGGCGTGTCCCTGCAGATCGCAGCGCCCTGGGCCCGAGCCCAGGTGGACGCTTCGACGCCCGTCACGGACGCCATGCGCGGGCGGCGGCTGGTGTTCCTCGACAGCCGTGAGGAGGTGGCCCGCCGCTACCCGCATCTGGGCCTCGTCCTGCCGTACGACTTCATGCTCGCCGCGGCTCCCTTCATCGGCGGAACCCACGTGTGGGGCGGCATCGTCCTGCTGTGGACCGTCGGACACCCGCCGCTACTCGGCCCGCACCAGCGTGAGGCGATCACCTCGTGCTGCCGGCGGGCGGCCGATCTTCTCGAGCAGGCCGCCTCCCAGGGCCGGCCGCTGCTGCCCCCCGAGGAACCCCGGTGCCTTCCCGTACCGCTCGACGAGGCCGACCCCGCCCGGGCGATGGCCGCGCTCGGTTTCACCGAACGCCTTCCCACGGGTTGCTGCGCCCTGGACCTGGAGGGCCGGCTCACCTTCATCAACTCCGCGGGTGCCGACCTGGTGGGCGCCGACGCCGCATCGCTCTCGGGCCGTCGGCCCTGGGAAGCATTGCCCTGGCTGCCCGCCCCGGTGGGCGAGGACAGCTATCGGGCGGCGGTGGTGGCCCGCCGGCCCACTTCCTTCACCGCCGTGCGCCCTCCGCACACGGAACTCCTCTTCCAGCTCTACCCCGACGACAGCGGCATCAGCGTGCACATCTCACCCGCCGCGCGGCAGACGGACACCGCGCAGTCCCCGCCGTCCGGCGAACGGGTCGGTGCCATGGGGCTCTACCACCTGACGTACCTGGCGGCCGCCCTCGCCGAGGCCGCGACCGTCCAAGAGGTGACCGACGTCGTCGCCGACCAGATCGTGCCCGCCTTCGGACCCCGGGGTCTGGTGCTCATGATCGCTGACGAAGGACGGCTGCACATCATCGGCCACCGCGGCTACAGCGCCGAGTTCATCAGCCGCCTCGACGGCACGCCCCTGGCCTCCGACACCCCGACCACGTACGCACTGGCCACCGGCGACCCCGTCTTCTTCGCCACCTTCGCCGACTTCCAACGCCGCTATCCCGGCGCACCACGCCATGACGCCAGGAGCGCCTGGGCCTTCCTGCCGCTGACCGCCTCCGGCCGCCGCATCGGATCCGTCGCCCTCTCCTACGACCGGGCCCGCCCCTTTCCTCCCGCCGAACGCGCCCTCCTCACCTCCCTCGCCGGACTCATCGGCCAGGCCCTGGACCGAGCCCGCCTCTACGACACCAAGCACAGCCTCGCGCACGCCCTCCAGACCGGCCTGCTGCCCCGTTCACTGCCCCGTGTCCCCGGCCTCGAGATCACCGCCCGCTACCGGCCCGCCGGCCACGGCATGGACATCGGTGGCGACTTCTACGACCTCATCCACGCGCCCACCGCCACGACGGCGGCGATCGGCGACGTCCAGGGCCACAACTCCGACGCCGCAGCCCTGATGGGACAGGTCCGTGCCGCCGTCCACGCCCATGCCACGGCCGGCACCTCCCCCGGCGAGCTCCTCGCGCGCACCAACCGGCTACTCACCGACCTCGACGCCGGAAGGTTCACCAGCTGCCTGATCGCCCAGCTCGACCTGGCCCGCCACCGCGCCCGTCTCGCCACCGCGGGGCACCCCCCGCCCCTGCTCCGACACCCCGGCGGACGCACCGAGGTCCTGCCCCTGCCACCCGGACTCCTGCTGGGCATCGACCCCGACGCCGACTACCGCACCACCGAGCTCCCCCTCCCGCCCGGCGCGGTACTCGTCCTCTACACCGACGGACTCGTGGAAGTCGCCGGCACCGACATCGACGACACCACCGACGCCCTCGCCCAGCACCTGGCACAGACCCGCATCAAGGACCTGGGCGACCTCGCCGACGATCTCATCCGTCACGCCGAGCGATCCGCCCCGCGACACGACGACATCGCCCTCCTGCTCATCCGCCCCCGGCCGATCGGCGACTGATGTCGGCGCACCGCCGCCGGCGGCCCCCGCCCCGGCCCGACTCCGACACGAGCGATGTGCGACACGGCCGGGACGCGTCTCCTCCCGAAGTCCCCTCGGAACAGCCGCCACACCACCGGCAGTCGGCCACGGGGCGCCGCACCGGGAGTCCCGGACCGGCCGTTCGTCGCGCGCGATCCCTGGGCAGGAAGAGGGGCAGCGAGTCGCAGGCGAGGGGCAAGGAGCACTCGATCATGGACCGGCAGACCGAATGGCAATTCCTCGACGACCGGGGCCATCTGGCCACGTCCGACCGGCGGCCCGAACGGGTCGTCACCTACATCCAGGCCGGAGCGACCCTCTGGGAGCACGGCATACGCCCGGCCGGGCTGTTCGGCTCGAACCACGACGGCGACGGGCCCGACCCGGTCAAGGCCGGATCCCTGCCGCTCGACGGAGTCGACTATCTCGGCTCGGGTGCCGTGCTCGACGCCGACGCGCTGCTCCGCGGTGACCCCGATCTGGTCGTCGCCGTCACCTACGGCGGAGGACAGGTCTACGGACTCGACCCGGACACGGCGAAGCACGTGGAGGAGCGGGTGCCCCTGGTCGTCCTCGACGTCGGCCGGGGCCAGTCCCTCGGCGACGTCCGCGCCCGGTTCGCCGCCCTCGCCAGAGCCCTGGGTGCCGCCCAGGACACGGCGGGCGCCATAGCTCTCGCCCGCGCCACCGCCAGGCTCCGGGCCCTCGCACACGACAACGCCGCCCGCCCGTCCCTGCTGGCCCTGTCACCGGCCTCCGCCGACAGCGCCCACCTCGCCAGACCGCAGTCCTGGCCCGACCTCAGGGAACTCACCGCCCTCGGCCTCGATCTGGTGTCACCGCGGGGAGGGGCCGGCACCAACTGGTTCACCGCCGACTGGCCGTACGTCGCGGAGCTCTCCGCGCGGGTGCTCCTCGTCGACGCCCGAGTCAACGCGTACCCACTGGACGCACTGGTCGACAACGACGCCTGGCGCACGGCCGCGTCCGTCGCCCGTGTCGTGCCGTGGAACCCCGAGGAACCGCACAGCGACGGCGCGCACGCGCGATTCTTCGACCGCGTGGCCGACGCGGTGGAGGCGGCGGGAGGCAGTGGGGTGCAGCGGCGGGGAGGGCGGACGCACGGGGACCCGGCGGCCGGGGCGTGAGCCGGGCGGAGGGCGGAGTGCGGGGTCGTGGTGCGGCTGGGTCGTGACGCCTCAGCGGCGGCCCGCGAAGCCGTCGAGCGCGGCCAGCACCTCCGCGTCCGCCGCGTCGCTGCCCAGGTGACCCGCGTCGCCGACCGTCACCAACCGGGCGTCGGGCCACCCCCGGCACAGCTCCCACGCCGTGTCCGGAGGGCTGGACAGGTCGAGCCTGCCGTGCACCAGCACGCCGGGGATTCCGGTGAGCCGCGCGGCGTTCCGCACCAGGGCGCCCTCCTCGAGCCACGCCCCGTGCGCGAAGTAGTGCGAGGTGATCCGGACGAGGGCGACCCGGGCCGCCGGTGCGCGGCCGGAGTAGACGCCGGACGGGCCGTTGGGTTCCAGCGACACCACTGCGTCCTCCCAGGCGCACCAGTCGTTCACGGCCTTCTCCCGCACAGCCGGGTCCGGGTCGTTCATCCTGCGCGCGTACGCGGCGACCGGGTCGCCGTCCCGCCCGGCCTCGGGGACCCCCGCCATGAAGCGGTCCCACTCCTCGGGGAAGAACCGTGCCACGCCCCGGTAGAGCCAGTCGATCTCCGAACGCCGGGTCGTCGTCACCCCGTTGACGACGATCTCCGACACCCGCTCCGGGTGCCGCTGGGCGTACGCGAGCAACAGGGTCGACCCCCAGGACCCGCCGTACAGCAGCCAGCGGTCCACGTCCAGCAGTTCCCGCAGCCGCTCCATGTCCGTCAGCAGATGCCCGGTCGTGTTGGCCGTCAGGTCGGCGCGTGGGTCACTGGCGTGCGGGGTGCTGCGACCGCAGCCGCGCTGGTCGAAGAGGACGACCCGGTAGCGTTCCGGGTCGAACCAGCGACGGGCCCCGGGCCCGCATCCCGATCCCGGGCCGCCGTGCACCACGAGGGCGGGCTTGCCGTCGGGATTGCCGCAGACCTCCCAGTACACGTGGTGGCCGTCACCGGTGTCGAGCATGCCCGTCTCGTACGGCTCGATCGGCGGGTATCGCGTGGGCATGACGACTCCTCAGGTGACGGGGCGGCGACGGGGCGGGGTGCGGCCGGATGACCGCGCGAACGTCGGGGCGCCCGCGCCGGGGGTGGTGGACGGCCACGTGATCATGTCCGGGCCCGGCGGCTTCCGGCAGGGACGCCGAGGCGGGACCGTCCCCTCCGTCGCACCACGTCGGCTGGTTAGGCTCATCGCGTGAGCGGACACCATCATGACGAACCGATCTTCATCAGGAAGGGCGGGCACTTTGCGTACAACCCGAAGAACCCCGTCGGGCGAGTGCTGATCGTGGGCAGCGCCGTGGTCGTGGTGGGGTTCATGTACCACCTCTTCGACGACGCGCAGTGGAGCGAGGGCGAGTTCCGGGACGCCGTCCGCGGGGCCGCCGTGTACCTGGAGGCCGAACCGCAGGTCCTGCGCGGCCACCTCGGCTACGAGGAGCGGATCGAGGAGGCCGTCAAGGGCACCGGGGAGGGGCCCGAGCACACGGTCGTCCGCGTCGAGCCGGTCGACACATCGGACGAGGCCGCCGACGGCGCGGACCTGTTCGAGATCAGCACGGACGACATCGGCACCCCCTCCTGCATGCGCGTGTCCCCGCCCCAGTCCGAACCGGACGCCTTGCGACTGGAGACCGTGAGGGTCCAGGTGGAGGTGGCGGAAGGCCCCTGCTGAGGCCGCGTGTGCACCACCCCCACCGACCGGGCGGCACCGCCGAACGGGCCCGGCCCCGGCGAACAGCGGACCGGCCCCGTGCCGTCCACTGGATCGCCGGCGCCCCGCCCGCCGCTTCACCTCGCGCTTCCTCGGTGTTCCGGCAAGCCGTTCGCCGAGGTCGCGGACAGGTCGGGTAGTCCGGCACGCTCCATCGCGCGGCGGTTGAAGCGCTCGCAGAGGGTCGCCCCGAGGACGAGTCCGTGCCCCGAGAAGACCGCCATGGGAACCAGGACCATGCGCACGAGGTCAGCGTCCTCGGGCCGCATCCCGGACAGGGTCGTGAGCGGTGGCACCATGAGCCCCGCGTACAGGACGAACGCCGCTATCCCCTTCACCTTGAGCCCGCCGGGCGTCGACTGCCGCCGCATCCACGGCGGCACGCGGCCCACGATCAGCGCCGCGCCGAGCGGCAGCATGACGGCCGACCAGACGGCCGTCCACAGCCACTGGAACATCTCTCCTCCGACGGAGTGCTCAGGACGGTCGGGGTGCCCGGTCGTCGTCGTGCTCGCCGATCCGCTCGTCCGGGCGCTCGTCGTGGCCCTCGGGGATGCCGGCGAGGTCGTCGACGTGGAAGATCCGCGCGATGGGTACGTCGGTGCTGCTGTGGGCGATGATCGAGAACGCGATGCAGACGGCGATGAGGGTGTACGCCTGCTCGCCCTGCGGGATCCCGGCCTGCAGCACGAGCAGCCCGTAGACGACCGATGCGAAGCCCTTCGGCCCGAACCAGGCGGCGACCAGCTTCTCTCGGCGGTCGAAGCGGGTGCCGACCAGCGACAGCAGCATCGAAGCCGGGCGGATGAGGACGATCGCCAGGACGACGGCGACGTACCCGCCGAAGGACAGGTCGCCGAAGAGCTGCGGGGTGAGCAGCGCGCCGAAGACGAGCAGGGCGGCGAACTTCGCCAGCTCGGCCAGCGCCTCTCCCAGCGGCTCGAAGGCCGTCTTCGCCTCCGGTGACACGGCGGTGATCACCGCGCCCGCCGAGAACGCGGCCAGGTAGGGGTTGGCGTGGGTGAGGTGGCACACGGCGTACAGGATGATCCCCGTGGCCAGCGGCAGCAGCGGCTGCAGCTTGGGCTCCGCGCCCAGCAGGCGGAACCGTGCGAGCCCGTTGACCAGCAGCGGCAGCATGACGCCGAAGGCGAGCCCCAGCCCGAGCTCCAGCGCGATCTTGCCGAACGACGCCTCGGTGTGACCGCTGGTCGGGCCGGCGGCGACGATGAAGACCAGGACGAACGGGAGGGCGAGCCCGTCGTTGATGCCGCTCTCGACGTTGAGCAACTGCCGCAGTTTGGCGGGCACTTCCTTGCGGCCCACTATCGCGGAGGCGAAAACCGGGTCGGTCGGCGCCAGGACGGCGCCCACCAGGAAGGAGGTCGTCCAGTCCAGTCCGGCCAGGTAGTGGGTCACGAGCGCCATGCCGACGAAGGCGAGAGGCATGCCCAGGCCCAGGGCACGGGCGGGGTTCTTCCAGTGCGCCCGCAGTTTGGGGAAGGACACGTGCATGCCGTCGGTGAACAGCACCGCGAACAGTGCGAGATCGGCGGTGACCGCCACGATCTCGCTGTCCGGCGTGATGTGGATGAGCCCGAGGAACCCGTCACTGACGAGCGCGCCGCCGACGAGGAAGAGGAAGGACGTGGAGAGCACGGTCCGGGCGGCGAGCCCGGAGAGCAGCACCGCGATGAGAAGAGCGGCGCCGAAGACGGCGACGAGCACCATGTAGTAGTCCCCCGATCGGTGAAGACAGCCGTTCCGTGTCCGCCGACCAGGCTTCCCGGCACTCCGCGGCAGACTTTACACGGCCCTTACGCGTTCCTGACAAGCGCCTGACGGGCATCGAGGTCCGTTCCGTGACTGCCGGGACCCGGCAAGACGGGCACGGCACCGTCCAGGCCGCGACCGGGACCGCGCCAAGTAGGGTGACCTGCCGCCGGGTCGGCGCGCGGCACGGCGCCCATCCCGCTGTACCTCTGACCGGGGCGTGAGCGAACGGGTGGGAGTGCTCGATGCAGATCCGGCGGGAGGACTGCCGTCGGTGCATCTCGCGCCAGGCGTACCGCTCGCCGAGGGGGGTGTCGTCCTTCGGTTCCTCGGTGGTCCGTTGACCGGTCGGGGAACTACCGCAGGCCGGCTGCGGCCGACTGTGGTCCGCGAGCGC is a window encoding:
- a CDS encoding SpoIIE family protein phosphatase, encoding MQVRPSGPGPGMEHVEALVADVMRETGASAGLLYLLPPQERLLRLAVLSGVSLQIAAPWARAQVDASTPVTDAMRGRRLVFLDSREEVARRYPHLGLVLPYDFMLAAAPFIGGTHVWGGIVLLWTVGHPPLLGPHQREAITSCCRRAADLLEQAASQGRPLLPPEEPRCLPVPLDEADPARAMAALGFTERLPTGCCALDLEGRLTFINSAGADLVGADAASLSGRRPWEALPWLPAPVGEDSYRAAVVARRPTSFTAVRPPHTELLFQLYPDDSGISVHISPAARQTDTAQSPPSGERVGAMGLYHLTYLAAALAEAATVQEVTDVVADQIVPAFGPRGLVLMIADEGRLHIIGHRGYSAEFISRLDGTPLASDTPTTYALATGDPVFFATFADFQRRYPGAPRHDARSAWAFLPLTASGRRIGSVALSYDRARPFPPAERALLTSLAGLIGQALDRARLYDTKHSLAHALQTGLLPRSLPRVPGLEITARYRPAGHGMDIGGDFYDLIHAPTATTAAIGDVQGHNSDAAALMGQVRAAVHAHATAGTSPGELLARTNRLLTDLDAGRFTSCLIAQLDLARHRARLATAGHPPPLLRHPGGRTEVLPLPPGLLLGIDPDADYRTTELPLPPGAVLVLYTDGLVEVAGTDIDDTTDALAQHLAQTRIKDLGDLADDLIRHAERSAPRHDDIALLLIRPRPIGD
- a CDS encoding ABC transporter substrate-binding protein — protein: MDRQTEWQFLDDRGHLATSDRRPERVVTYIQAGATLWEHGIRPAGLFGSNHDGDGPDPVKAGSLPLDGVDYLGSGAVLDADALLRGDPDLVVAVTYGGGQVYGLDPDTAKHVEERVPLVVLDVGRGQSLGDVRARFAALARALGAAQDTAGAIALARATARLRALAHDNAARPSLLALSPASADSAHLARPQSWPDLRELTALGLDLVSPRGGAGTNWFTADWPYVAELSARVLLVDARVNAYPLDALVDNDAWRTAASVARVVPWNPEEPHSDGAHARFFDRVADAVEAAGGSGVQRRGGRTHGDPAAGA
- the pip gene encoding prolyl aminopeptidase, which gives rise to MPTRYPPIEPYETGMLDTGDGHHVYWEVCGNPDGKPALVVHGGPGSGCGPGARRWFDPERYRVVLFDQRGCGRSTPHASDPRADLTANTTGHLLTDMERLRELLDVDRWLLYGGSWGSTLLLAYAQRHPERVSEIVVNGVTTTRRSEIDWLYRGVARFFPEEWDRFMAGVPEAGRDGDPVAAYARRMNDPDPAVREKAVNDWCAWEDAVVSLEPNGPSGVYSGRAPAARVALVRITSHYFAHGAWLEEGALVRNAARLTGIPGVLVHGRLDLSSPPDTAWELCRGWPDARLVTVGDAGHLGSDAADAEVLAALDGFAGRR
- a CDS encoding cation:proton antiporter; the protein is MVLVAVFGAALLIAVLLSGLAARTVLSTSFLFLVGGALVSDGFLGLIHITPDSEIVAVTADLALFAVLFTDGMHVSFPKLRAHWKNPARALGLGMPLAFVGMALVTHYLAGLDWTTSFLVGAVLAPTDPVFASAIVGRKEVPAKLRQLLNVESGINDGLALPFVLVFIVAAGPTSGHTEASFGKIALELGLGLAFGVMLPLLVNGLARFRLLGAEPKLQPLLPLATGIILYAVCHLTHANPYLAAFSAGAVITAVSPEAKTAFEPLGEALAELAKFAALLVFGALLTPQLFGDLSFGGYVAVVLAIVLIRPASMLLSLVGTRFDRREKLVAAWFGPKGFASVVYGLLVLQAGIPQGEQAYTLIAVCIAFSIIAHSSTDVPIARIFHVDDLAGIPEGHDERPDERIGEHDDDRAPRPS